From Pseudomonas sp. LS1212, the proteins below share one genomic window:
- a CDS encoding conjugal transfer protein TraX — translation MHSAATALTTRTRDQALDLLKWLAMLFMVLDHLRYAGWPQPWLYVPGRLAFPWFCLAIAVNLARRQADDSRHWRYLGWLLLFAALSEIPYRLFQPQPDSLNVLPTLALGLLLARAWQAQTRQALWTGMGALVLAILLHRQLMFGLPGVLMPLASLLALSRPGYWAILPGLLCLAGNVWPVLLASARHGDPVAYAGIAACVLGPWLGLSLLKTSPAVGVPPMRRWAYAIYPLHFLLLMGLRRLI, via the coding sequence ATGCACTCAGCCGCTACTGCCCTGACAACCCGCACGCGCGACCAGGCGCTGGACCTGCTCAAGTGGTTGGCGATGCTGTTCATGGTGCTCGACCACCTGCGTTATGCCGGCTGGCCGCAGCCATGGCTCTATGTGCCGGGGCGCCTGGCGTTTCCCTGGTTCTGCCTGGCGATCGCCGTCAATCTGGCACGGCGTCAGGCTGACGATAGCCGGCACTGGCGCTACCTGGGCTGGTTACTGTTGTTCGCTGCGCTTTCGGAAATTCCTTACAGGCTGTTCCAGCCGCAACCCGACTCACTGAATGTATTGCCCACGCTGGCCCTCGGCTTATTGCTGGCCAGAGCCTGGCAGGCGCAAACCCGTCAGGCCTTGTGGACTGGAATGGGGGCGTTGGTACTGGCCATCCTGCTGCATCGGCAGCTGATGTTTGGCCTGCCCGGGGTGCTGATGCCGTTGGCGTCATTGCTTGCCCTGTCCCGGCCGGGGTATTGGGCCATCCTCCCTGGCCTGTTGTGCCTGGCCGGTAACGTGTGGCCCGTGCTGTTGGCATCGGCCCGGCATGGCGATCCGGTGGCCTATGCCGGGATTGCTGCCTGCGTGCTCGGGCCCTGGCTGGGCCTGTCGCTTCTGAAAACGTCACCGGCGGTCGGCGTACCGCCCATGCG
- a CDS encoding low specificity L-threonine aldolase, producing the protein MTEQSQQFASDNYSGICPEAWAAMASANQGHERAYGDDQWTARAADYFRKLFETDCEVFFAFNGTAANSLALSSLCQSYHSVICSETAHVETDECGAPEFFSNGSKLLTARTESGKLTPASIREVALKRQDIHYPKPRVVTLTQATEVGSVYRPDELKAISATCKELGLNLHMDGARFANACAFLGCSPAELTWKSGIDVLCFGGTKNGMAVGDAILFFNRDLAVDFDYRCKQAGQLASKMRFLSAPWVGLLEDKAWLKHAGHANHCAQLLSQLVKGIPGVELMFPVEANGVFLQMSEPALEALRNKGWRFYTFIGSGGARFMCSWDTEEDRVRELAADIREVMGS; encoded by the coding sequence ATGACAGAACAAAGCCAACAGTTCGCCAGCGACAACTATTCCGGAATCTGCCCTGAAGCCTGGGCGGCCATGGCCAGCGCCAATCAGGGCCACGAACGCGCCTATGGCGATGACCAGTGGACCGCGCGCGCCGCCGACTATTTCCGCAAGCTGTTCGAAACCGACTGTGAAGTATTCTTCGCCTTCAACGGCACCGCCGCCAACTCCCTGGCGCTGTCGTCGCTGTGCCAGAGTTACCACAGCGTCATCTGCTCGGAAACAGCGCACGTCGAAACCGACGAATGCGGCGCGCCGGAGTTCTTTTCCAACGGCTCGAAGTTGCTCACTGCCCGCACCGAAAGCGGCAAGCTGACGCCAGCATCGATCCGCGAAGTGGCGCTCAAGCGCCAGGATATCCACTACCCGAAACCGCGCGTGGTCACCCTGACCCAGGCCACCGAGGTCGGCAGCGTCTACCGCCCGGACGAACTCAAAGCCATCAGCGCGACCTGCAAGGAGCTGGGCCTGAACCTGCACATGGACGGCGCCCGCTTCGCCAACGCCTGCGCGTTCCTCGGCTGCTCGCCTGCCGAGTTGACCTGGAAGTCCGGGATCGATGTGCTGTGCTTCGGCGGCACCAAGAATGGCATGGCCGTGGGCGACGCGATTCTGTTCTTCAACCGCGACCTGGCGGTGGATTTCGACTACCGCTGCAAACAGGCCGGCCAACTGGCCTCGAAGATGCGCTTCCTCTCCGCGCCTTGGGTCGGGCTGCTGGAGGACAAGGCCTGGCTCAAGCACGCCGGCCATGCCAACCATTGCGCGCAATTGCTCAGCCAACTGGTCAAGGGCATCCCCGGCGTGGAGCTGATGTTCCCGGTGGAAGCCAACGGCGTGTTCCTGCAGATGTCGGAACCGGCGCTCGAAGCGCTGCGAAACAAGGGCTGGCGTTTTTACACCTTTATCGGCAGTGGTGGTGCGCGGTTCATGTGCTCGTGGGATACCGAAGAGGATCGGGTGCGGGAGTTGGCGGCGGATATTCGTGAGGTGATGGGGAGCTGA
- a CDS encoding methyl-accepting chemotaxis protein, producing MTDMVATAVHEMGLTVQDIAQNAGNAALASQTARDEAMQAREVVQRSIVQIESMSSEIGVAAGAVGELAHEVASIDQVLAVIRSISEQTNLLALNAAIEAARAGEMGRGFAVVADEVRTLARRTQVSTDEIQQMIQRLKHGAENAVQSMQAGQSATGTGVESSQRTGVSLTAITGQVEHISDMNRQVATATEEQSAVTEEINRNVQGISDLARATAGEVLGCRDDCQTLRGLADDLARQMGGFKL from the coding sequence ATGACCGATATGGTCGCCACCGCTGTGCACGAAATGGGCCTGACGGTCCAGGACATCGCGCAGAATGCCGGCAATGCCGCGTTGGCCTCGCAAACCGCACGGGACGAGGCCATGCAAGCGCGCGAGGTGGTGCAACGCTCCATCGTGCAGATCGAGAGCATGTCGTCCGAAATCGGCGTCGCGGCGGGTGCGGTGGGCGAGCTGGCCCACGAGGTTGCCTCGATCGACCAGGTGCTGGCGGTGATTCGCAGTATTTCCGAACAGACCAACCTGCTGGCGCTGAACGCGGCCATTGAGGCGGCGCGGGCGGGCGAAATGGGCCGTGGCTTTGCGGTAGTCGCCGATGAGGTGCGGACCCTGGCGCGGCGCACCCAGGTTTCCACCGACGAGATCCAGCAGATGATTCAACGCCTCAAGCACGGTGCGGAAAATGCCGTGCAGTCCATGCAGGCCGGGCAATCAGCGACCGGTACGGGTGTTGAATCGAGCCAGCGCACCGGTGTCTCGCTGACGGCGATTACCGGGCAGGTCGAGCACATCAGTGACATGAACCGCCAAGTGGCGACCGCGACGGAGGAGCAGTCGGCGGTGACCGAAGAGATCAACCGTAACGTGCAGGGTATTTCCGACCTGGCGCGGGCGACAGCGGGGGAGGTGTTGGGGTGCCGGGATGATTGTCAGACGTTGCGCGGGTTGGCTGATGATCTGGCGCGGCAGATGGGGGGGTTCAAGCTCTAA
- a CDS encoding cell division protein ZapA gives MSSREAINVISILGSDYSIKAPAGEEQTLLNATRMLNATLADTKRKYPTLIGDKLLVLAALNLCSQQIEMKQHHQEELDRYQEQVNATVDVISRTIGKS, from the coding sequence ATGAGTAGTCGAGAGGCGATCAACGTCATCTCGATCCTGGGCAGCGATTACTCGATCAAGGCCCCGGCTGGCGAAGAACAGACCTTGCTCAACGCGACCCGGATGCTCAATGCCACCCTGGCCGATACCAAGCGCAAATACCCGACGCTGATCGGCGACAAGCTGCTGGTGCTGGCTGCCTTGAACCTGTGTTCGCAGCAGATCGAAATGAAGCAACACCATCAAGAAGAACTCGACCGTTACCAAGAGCAGGTCAACGCCACGGTTGATGTGATCTCGCGGACCATCGGCAAGAGCTGA